The following coding sequences are from one Anas acuta chromosome 15, bAnaAcu1.1, whole genome shotgun sequence window:
- the WDR90 gene encoding WD repeat-containing protein 90, producing the protein MAAAAAWQSPYLNIFKHFRVEEWKRSAKEGDVTACLDKRLKGTVYRIRGSVPACNYLQLPRTGTQSLGLRGRYLYLLFRPLPRKHFVVHLDVATQENQVVRISFSNLFKEFKSTATWLQFPFVCAAAKGSLDESTARASRRDLVGAAPANVRWTCLMLDLHDILSMYLNRRYSHLKSIKLCSNLLVRNVCTSDLVFDPGVTFSEARQANLAGHGVSPMPREMAFPVPKGEKWHDHYDYIRFPSEGSQLPYDSIQKSCSSPAAGGQPSEDPVCHLPQPVTLTKAVRDRLSLIHQITSPRAVPPRCPAVTRSIPEVHLEAPGPLRAVRAGDQEAEKDSGQCPAVSDGSIHVYAHRRSERAARTTRGGSEEDASRKGPGADVLASRRAAHCRSFLPDPILRLRKIIGFGGGSTKCALWTKDNSAVVYPCHAVIVTLQIQTGEQRFFTGHTDKVSALAFNGSSTLLASAQAGPLSLLRLWDFPGGSCLSMFKAHMQVLLSLSFSYSGAVLCGVGKDGHGKTVVVVWNTAQVTCGGDVVVLAKAHTGVDIQTLKIAFFDDTRMVSCGRDNVRLWRVRSGALRSCPVNLGEYHALEFTDLAFEEGHSAEREPEDRTLFVCSKSGHVLEVDYKHVCIRSARRLLPSQQQDQQGGGAGPGIAINSISISSAFCATGSEDGYLRLWPLDFSAVVLEAEHEAPVTSVCISPDSHKVLCTTTAGNLGYLDIESRDYSTLMRSHEDSILAFAVEGVWKQMATVSRDNSIRVWDLVSMQQLYDFTAADEMPCAVAFHPTQRILACGFGSGMVRTFSLAASDLLVEHKQHRTVITGLTFSPDGNFMFSSCLQGTLALYSSVVPKSHVLRVLGNVVARDAGSGPDALSVSGDSRLLAFVGPSKYVVTVMEASSLDELLRVDISILELNSTALDTAVRVCFAPVPRGELLVSTSSNKILVLDAKTGRLVREVSPVHKVSCSSLALSKDARYLLTAGDKVIKVWDYQMRFDINFQVYIGHSEPVRQVAFTPDQRHVISVGDAIFLWDFMALPAERSPPALARSSESSPLPGAEKSSEKLKDASDIPRQTIPLPLLSSPPCLDVSSVHLAGCQSIFSESDKEEEACLPGSSRLVANGDKDTSVLVVEPGRSEELVVRPKVRRESSRSPGQSAREPRKETKSPQSQCSVRPDSYRHFTPRFKASALPQSFVSPPAGNELLKLKAVIGYNGNGRGNMVWNPDTGFFAYTCGCVIVVEDLHSGLQNHWLGHTEEISTLAVSHDAQVLASASGRRNGESHCQICIWNIQDGVCTTSLFHHKTQVQAMAYSRDDRFLATLGDYNDQTIALWNAYTYELLSSTCISEPVHEVAFSPFSHREMACVGTGAVTFWLLEQRGADINLKVHRAPAPAVLGPVELTSLCYGADTLLYCGTNSGQVCVWDTETNRCFMTWEADDGEIGVLLCRRSRLLSGSNTKRIRLWAVAAVRELRLKGPEARSRSVMLEHEITLDGTITSSAFDDSLEMGIVGTTAGTLWYINWAESTSIRLISGHKNKVNEVSFSPDETHCATCGEDGSVRIWSLGSMELVVQFQVLNQSCQCLAWKPHSIVAWEAESQHVVAGYSDGTMRVFSISRTEMELKMHPHATALTAIAYSTDGEMILSGGKDGLVAVSSPRTGMTIRVLADHKGSPITVLQCTRKQYHEFGVEGGELWLATSSDRRVSVWASDWLKDKCELLDWLSFPAPASPEGLSSLPPSLAAFCPWEHGTLVYVGFGMQKEALFYSLHKKQVVEKISLPYFATSLSLSPAARFMAVGFSERLLRLQPCPAGTPQDYGGHDDAVHLCRFAPAGRRLLTASHSALLVWDLGGG; encoded by the exons CATGGCAGAGCCCCTACCTGAACATCTTCAAGCATTTCCGCGTGGAGGAGTGGAAGCGCTCCGCCAAGGAGGGGGACGTCACCGCCTGCCTG GACAAGAGGCTGAAGGGGACCGTGTACCGCATCCGGGGCTCCGTCCCCGCCTGCAACTACCTGCAGCTGCCCCGCACGGGGACGCAGTcgctggggctgcggggccgctaCCTCTACCTGCTCTTCAGGCCCCTGCCCCGCAAGCACTTCGTGGTGCACCTGGACGTGGCCACCCAG GAGAACCAGGTGGTGCGCATCTCCTTCTCCAACCTCTTCAAGGAGTTCAAATCCACAGCCACGTGGCTCCAGTTCCCCTTCGTGTGCGCAGCGGCCAAAGGCTCGCTGGACGAGAGCACAGCCAGGGCTTCCAGGCGAG ATCTGGTGGGGGCAGCCCCTGCTAACGTGCGCTGGACCTGCCTGATGCTCGATCTCCACGACATCCTCTCCATGTACCTCAACCGGCGCTACAGCCACCTGAAGAGCATCAAGCTCTGCTCCAACCTGCTGGTGAGAAACGTCTGCACCAGCGACTTGGTGTTTGACCCAG GTGTGACTTTCTCCGAGGCCCGACAAGCCAACCTGGCCGGCCACGGCGTCTCTCCCATGCCGCGGGAAATGGCCTTCCCTGTGCCCAAGGGGGAGAAGTGGCACGACCACTACGACTACATCAG GTTCCCATCCGAAGGGTCCCAGCTGCCGTATGACTCCATCCAGAAGAGCTGCTCCAGTCCTGCAGCAG GTGGCCAACCCTCGGAGGACCCCGTCTGCCACCTGCCCCAGCCGGTGACACTCACCAAAGCCGTCCGTGACCGACTGTCCCTCATCCACCAGATCACCAGTCCCAGAGCT GTGCCACCCCGGTGTCCTGCAGTTACAAGAAGCATCCCCGAGGTTCACCTGGAAGCCCCAGGGCCTCTGAGAGCCGTGCGTGCTGGCGACcaggaggcagagaaggacTCGGGGCAGTGCCCGGCAGTCAGCGACGGCAGCATCCACGTGTACGCGCACCGCAGGAGCGAGCGGGCTGCCCGCACCACCCGTGGGGGCTCAGAGGAG GATGCGTCCAGGAAGGGCCCCGGAGCAGATGTGCTGgccagcaggagagctgctcaCTGCAGG AGTTTCTTACCAGATCCAATCCTGAGGCTGAGAAAGATAATCGGCTTCGGAGGCGGCAGCACCAAATGT GCGCTGTGGACTAAGGACAACTCCGCGGTGGTGTACCCGTGCCACGCTGTTATAGTAACCCTGCAGATTCAGACCGGGGAGCAGAGATTCTTCACCGGCCACACAGACAAG GTGTCGGCGCTGGCGTTCAATGGGAGCAGCACCTTGCTGGCTTCGGCACAGGCTGGCCCCCTGAGCCTGCTGCGCCTCTGGGACttccccgggggcagctgcctgTCGATGTTCAAAGCCCACATGCAGGTGCTCCTGTCCCTGAG CTTTTCCTACAGCGGAGCCGTTCTCTGTGGTGTTGGAAAGGATGGGCATGGGAAAACG gtggtggtggtgtggaaCACTGCCCAGGTGACCTGTGGCGGAGACGTGGTCGTGCTGGCCAAAGCGCACACGGGTGTGGACATCCAGACCTTGAAGATTGCTTTTTTTGACGACACCAG GATGGTGTCGTGCGGCCGGGACAACGTGCGGCTGTGGCGGGTGCGGAGCGGAGCGCTGCGCTCGTGCCCCGTCAACCTGGGCGAGTACCATGCCCTCGAGTTCACCGACCTGGCCTTCGAGGAGGGGCACTCGGCCGAGCGGGAGCCGGAGGACCGCACGCT ctTTGTCTGCAGCAAGAGCGGCCACGTCTTGGAGGTGGACTACAAGCACGTCTGCATCAGGAGCGCGCGGCGGCTCCTGCCCTcgcagcagcaggaccagcagGGCGGAGGGGCAG GCCCTGGGATCGCTATAAACAGTATCAGCATCTCCTCAGCCTTCTGTGCCACGGGTTCAGAAGATGGCTACCTGCGGCTGTGGCCGCTGGACTTCTCGGCTGTTGTCCTAGAGGCGG AGCACGAGGCGCCGGTGACTTCTGTCTGCATCAGTCCAGACAGCCACAAAGTCTTGTGCACAACCACGGCTGGGAACCTGGGCTACCTGGATATAGAGTCCCGGGACTACAGCACCCTCATGCGCTCTCACGAGGACTCCATTCTGGCGTTCGCGGTGGAGGGAGTTTGGAAGCAGATGGCAACAGTGTCTCGGGATAACAGCATCCGAGTCTGGGACCTCGTGTCCATGCAGCAG ctgtATGACTTCACGGCTGCAGATGAGATGCCGTGTGCTGTGGCCTTTCACCCTACCCAGCGGATCCTTGCCTGTGGCTTTGGCAGTGGGATGGTGAGGACCTTCAGCTTGGCAGCCTCCGATCTGCTGGTGGAGCACAA GCAGCACCGCACTGTGATCACTGGACTGACTTTTTCTCCAGATGGCAACTTCATGTTCAGCTCCTGTTTGCAGGGAACTCTGGCTCTTTACAGCTCTGTGGTGCCAAAAAGCCATGTCTTGAGAGTCCTGG GTAACGTGGTGGCCCGGGATGCTGGGAGCGGCCCGGATGCTTTGTCTGTCAGCGGGGACAGCCGTCTCCTGGCCTTCGTGGGGCCCTCCAAGTACGTCGTGACCGTGATGGAGGCCTCCTCGCTCGATGAG CTGCTGAGGGTGGACATCAGCATCCTCGAGTTGAACAGCACAGCCTTGGACACTGCAGTGAGAGTCTGCTTTGCTCCTGTGCCGCGAGGCGAGCTCCTGGTGTCCACGTCTTCCAATAAAATCCTTGTGCTTGATGCAAAAACGGGACGACTGGTGCGAGAG GTGTCTCCTGTGCACAAGGTGTCCTGCTCTTCCTTGGCACTCAGCAAGGATGCCAGGTACCTGCTCACTGCTGGCGACAAGGTTATCAAAGTGTGGGACTATCAGATGCGCTTCGATATCAACTTCCAG GTGTACATCGGCCACTCGGAGCCGGTGCGCCAGGTGGCTTTCACCCCAGACCAGCGGCACGTCATCAGCGTCGGAGATGCCATCTTCCTCTGGGATTTCATGGCTCTGCCTGCGGAGaggtctcccccagccct GGCTCGTTCCTCCGAGTCTTCTCCGCTGCCAGGAGCAG aaaagagctctgaaaagctgaaggaTGCCTCTGATATACCTCGTCAGACAATTCCTCTTCCGTTGTTGTCCTCCCCACCGTGTCTGGATGTCAGCTCTGTCCACCTAGCAGGATGTCAAA gTATTTTCTCCGAGTCGGACAAAGAGGAGGAAGCCTGtttgccaggcagcagcaggctggtggCGAATGGAGACAAAGACACCTCGGTCCTCGTGGTGGAACCGGGCAGGAGCGAGGAGCTCGTCGTGAGGCCCAAAGTGAGGAGGGAGAGCTCGAGGTCTCCCGGACAGTCAGCACGTG AACCCagaaaggagaccaaaagcccCCAGTCCCAATGCAGCGTCCGCCCAGATTCCTACCGGCATTTCACTCCTCGCTTTAAGGCATCGGCGCTCCCCCAG AGTTTCGTATCTCCTCCAGCTGGCAACGAGCTCTTGAAGCTGAAAGCAGTGATCGGCTACAATGGGAACGGCAGAGGGAACATGGTGTGGAACCCGGACACAG GCTTCTTTGCCTACACCTGCGGCTGCGTCATCGTGGTTGAGGACCTGCACTCGGGGCTGCAGAATCATTGGCTTGGCCACACAGAGGAGATCTCTACACTCGCTGTCAGCCACGACGCCCAG GTTCTCGCCTCTGCCTCGGGAAGGAGGAATGGAGAGTCCCATTGTCAAATCTGCATCTGGAACATCCAGGATGGGGTCTGCACAACGAGTCTGTTCCACCACAAGACACAAGTGCAAGCCATGGCGTACTCTCGGGACGACAGGTTCCTTGCTACCCTAG GGGACTACAACGACCAAACCATTGCTCTGTGGAATGCCTACACTTACGAGCTCCTGTCGTCAACTTGTATCTCGGAGCCAGTCCACGAGGTGGCTTTTAGTCCTTTTTCTCACCGAGAAATGGCCTGTGTGGGGACAGGAGCGGTGACGTTTTGGCTGTTGGAGCAGCGGGGGGCTGACATCAATCTCAAg GTTCATCGGGCCCCTGCGCCAGCTGTTTTGGGGCCGGTGGAGCTGACCTCCCTCTGTTACGGTGCCGACACCCTCCTCTACTGTGGGACCAACTCGGGCCAGGTCTGCGTGTGGGACACGGAGACCAATCGCTGCTTCATGACGTGGGAGGCCGATGACGGCGAGATCG GGGTGCTGCTGTGCCGGCGCAGCAGGCTGCTGAGCGGCAGCAACACGAAGCGCATCCGCCTCTGGGCGGTGGCGGCCGTGCGGGAGCTGAGGCTGAAAGGTCCCGAGGCCAG atCTCGCTCGGTCATGCTAGAACACGAGATTACCCTCGATGGGACGATCACCAGTTCAGCCTTCGATGACTCGTTAGAAATGGGAATCGTGGGCACCACAGCGGGAACGCTCTGGTACATCAACTGGGCGGAGAGCACGAGCATCCGGCTGATCAGCGGCCACAAGAACAAG GTGAACGAAGTGTCCTTCAGTCCCGATGAGACTCACTGTGCCACGTGTGGGGAGGACGGCAGCGTGAGGATCTGGTCCCTGGGCAGCATGGAGCTGGTGGTACAGTTTCAAGTGCTGAACCAG AGCTGCCAGTGCCTGGCCTGGAAGCCTCATTCCATCGTTGCATGGGAAGCTGAGAGCCAGCACGTGGTGGCAGGGTACAGCGATGGCACCATGCGTGTGTTCAGCATTTCCAGGACAGAGATGGAGCTGAAAATGCACCCCCATGCCACTGCGCTGACGGCGATCGCCTACTCCACAGACG GAGAAATGATCTTATCGGGGGGCAAGGACGGGCTCGTGGCTGTCAGCAGCCCTCGCACAGGAATGACCATCCGTGTCCTCGCTGACCACAAGGGCTCCCCGATCACTGTCCTGCAGTGCACCAGGAAGCAG TACCACGAGTTTGGGGTGGAAGGAGGTGAGCTCTGGCTGGCCACCAGCTCCGACCGTCGGGTCAGCGTCTGGGCCTCCGACTGGCTGAAGGACAAGTGTGAGCTCCTCGACTGGCTCAgcttccctgctcctgccagcccgGAG GGTCTCAGCAGcctcccacccagcctggctgctttcTGCCCTTGGGAGCACGGTACCCTGGTCTACGTTGGCTTTGGGATGCAGAAGGAAGCCTTGTTTTACAGCCTGCACAAGAAACAG GTCGTCGAGAAGATCTCCTTGCCCTACTTCGCCACCTCGCTGAGCCTGTCCCCGGCAGCTCGCTTCATGGCCGTTGGCTTCAGCG agcgCCTCCTccgcctgcagccctgccccgcGGGCACCCCGCAGGACTACGGGGGCCATGATGACGCCGTCCACCTCTGCCGCTTCGCCCCCGCCGGCCGCCGCCTGCTCACGGCCTCGCACAGCGCCCTGCTCGTCTGGGACCTGGGGGGCGGCTGA